The genomic window TGATCCGGCGGCCCGGCTTGCTGCGGTTGCGGTATTAAAAGAACAGGGGGAAATAGGAATTCCCGGTCTGACGGCCGCGGCTCATGATCCTGATGATGGCGTGCGAAAAGCGGCCATACGATCTCTTGGCGAAGTGGGTGGCCAAGAGGCCGCGGATGCGCTGGCTGAGTTGCTGGACGATCCGGACAGGACGGTGCGCATGAGAGCCATCATTGCGCTTGGGCTCGCCGGTCGTCCGGGTTTCCCCTATTTGCTGAAGGTTCTTGACACCGAACCGTTTCCCCGGGGGAGAATGTTTGCCGCCAGTGCACTGAACCGCGTGGTGCAGCCGGGGGATGCTCCTGCGATTATGGAGCGATTTGACCGGCAAGATGTGACAACGCAGATGCACCTTGTCACCGCCCTCGTTCATATTGGCGACGACGGCGCATATCAGGCGCTTGAAGTACTTGCCGAGCACCCTAACCGGCTGATACGGTTCTATGTTGTGAATACGCTGGCCGACACGCATCAGGATGAGCGGGCGCTGCCGATTTTCATTAACTCTCTCGAGGACGAGGCCGTTGAAGTACGGATGTGGGCGATTTTCGGACTTGAGCGGCTGAATCATCCTGCCAGTTTCCCCGCCGTTTTGGCTGCTCTCGGGGACCAGGACCCGTATGTGCGCAAGGAGGCGGCATACACCCTCGGCTTGCTGAAGAATCCTGAGGCAATCCCATTCCTGATCGAAAGCCTGAAGGATCCGATCACCGTTGTCCGCGGCGATGCGGCCACGGCGCTGGGCATGATCGGAGATTCCAGTGCAACATCCACATTGCGGCCGCTCCTGAACGATTCCAGTCCGGTCGTCCAGATCAAAACGGCAGAAGCGCTTGCCCGTCTTGGCGATTACAGCGGAATTGATCTCGTCATCGAGCTGGTGGATTCCCCTGTTCGCATCCATTCATATGAAGCCGCTCGTGTGCTCCGGGAACTCAGCGGCGAGGATTTCGGGTATAATAAGGCAAGCTGGCGTACCTGGTGGATCTGTAACCGAGACGTGCTGGCCGATGGCGCTCGCCAATCGGCGCCCGCGGAATAAGTTCCTCAATATCGAAAGAGGACAGAAAAAGTGGGTGGGCCGGCATCCTCTTCGCCAGTTCTGGTCCGGCGGATGCCTTCATTAACATCAAACCTTTGATGTTGTCAGCGGGAGGGAGGCGGGTATGTTATTCTTCAAGAAGCAAGAGGACCTGGCCCGGATTTACCAGGGGATGAGCGGGTCCGAGGTGAAACAGATCAACAAAGCGGGCATTCAGGAGTGGTTTGTGAAGGATGCACCCATCTTTCGCAAGGGGCAGGTGGGCAAGGAACTGTATATCATCATGGACGGCGCCGTCCGAATTGTCGATGATACAGTTGACCCGCCCAAGCAGATCGCTTTGTTGCAGCAGGGCGAACTTTTTGGAGAACTCTCTTTAACGGCCAAAGAGACTAGGAGATCAACCAAGGAGGAGTCGTTGCGGCGCTCCGCTTCAGCGCTTGCCGCACAAGATTCCACCCTCTTCGTAGTGCACGAGGATGCATTTCGCAATCTGCTCGATAACAACCCCGACATCGCTTCGAAACTGCTGATGAACTTGTTTTACGTGACCGGCGAGCGCTTGCGCGAGGCCATCCGCGGGAAAGTGCTCGCCGAAGGCGTGCCGATTCCGAAACTCATTCGCGGTCTCAAGGACGCCGAGAAGAAGAAACTGCTCAAATACAGCAATGTTCTGCACGTGCCGCAGGGGCAACCCGTTTTTGTCGAGGGACAGGTGGGAACTGAAATGTACTATGTGCTTGGCGGGAGCGTCGCCATCATGAAAAAGCAGGAAAAAGGGCAGAAGCGTCTTGCGGTAATGGGCGAGGGCGACGTCTTTGGAGAGCTGGGGCTTATCACCAAGAAGGGGCGCATGGCCTCCGCGGTTGCAATCAGCGATTCTGACGTTCTCGCTATAAGTGAAGATGGTCTGATGAAACTGCGGAAGAGGGCGCCCGATATAGCCACCAAAGTATTCCTGAACCTTTTCCGCATCACCACCGCGCGAATGCGCACACTCATCAGCCCGCTGCCGGTGTGATGGCCGCGGCGGCCGACCCTGTTCTGATGGACTCATCCGGGAATGGACGTCTTTGGTTTTTCGCGCGTTGACAACCTTTGCGACGGGTGATATCATCTGCGGGGTGTTTTGACCGGAACAGAAGGAGACATTATCCATGGCGATTGACAGGTTCACTTTGGCTGGCAAAGTGGCGGTGGTCACCGGAGCAAGCAAGGGAATCGGCAAGGCAATAGCACTCGGTTTTGCCGGCGCTGGTGCGGATCTGGCGATATGCAGCCGCAAGGAAGAGAATTTAGAGCCGGTAGCCGCTGAGATTGAGCGGCTTGGCCGAAGGGCTTTCGCCGCCGTCGCCGACGTGAGCAAGCGCGACGACATCGAGCGATTTGTTTCCGATACCCTCGGCAAGTTCGGCCGCATCGACATCCTCGTCAACAATGTCGCCCGCAACATCATGTCGCCGATCATGAACTTGCGCGAGGACGGCTGGGACAAGATTATTTCGACCAATCTCAAGAGCTACTTCCTTTTTTGTCAGGCTGTCGGACAGGTGATGATGGGGCAGGGAAGCGGCGTGATCATTAATATGTCTTCGACGGCCGGCCAGAAGGCCGCTCCGCTGCTCGGAGCCTATAGCATAAGCAAAGCGGGTGTCGACATGCTCACGAAAGTGCTCGCCAGAGAACTCGCCGGCATCGGCGTCCGCGTCAACGCCATTTCGCCCGGCATGGTAGAAACCTCTTTCAGCCAGGCGATCTGGAGCAGCCCGGAAATGTACGGAGAGGTTATTCGCGATATTCCCTTGGGTCGTCTTGCGACGACCGAAGAGATCGTAGGGCTCGCCATCTTTCTCGCATCTGACGCTTCAAGTTATGTGACCGGGTCTATCGTGAATATAGACGGAGGGGCGATGACATAAGGGGCTTAACGGATGATTCTCCTTTACCAGGGGCTTCCTTTGCCCCGCCTGGAATCGATGTGCGCCATTCGTTTAACGAAGCTATAGCATGCTGAAAAGAGTGAATGTATTCTCCATCTGAAACGTCTTCGCACCCCCGCCAAAAAGGCTGCGGACCCTGTTATCACGGCATCGCGGCACGAGGGACAAAGAAATTCTATAGAGTTCCCGGCGCGATTCTCCACCACCAGGGTGGCTTCCGATGACATCAACTGGCTGCAGTTCGAGCAGGTGATCATCCTGCTGCAGTCGGCGCAGACGTAGAAATCCTTCCTGGAAAGGGTCAGCAACGCAATCGGCTGCCGGGAAAAGTAGATTTTTCCGCATGAACAACAACTCAGCAGCCTGTCGCAGAAGGCGGCTTTCGCGTGTTTTCCGGACTCTTTATCTTCGCCCGCCGGGGTCGGATTTTCATCATACATTATGAGATCACTTCTCTTTCCGCCCTTCTAAGGATATTGTGTCCATTTGACGGCCACGGTCCCTTCGCTTTGCTTGTTCCGGGGCCGGTGGCCCGGCGTGTTCCTGTAAATTTGCATCCTTCCTTTATAGGCTTTTTTCAATTGTTTCGCGATATGAATCGCCAGGGTTGAATTGACCGTTTGAACTTTCATTTTCTGGCCGTTGCTGTTGATGTCGAGAATGCGCGAGCAGTGGTTGCGGGCCTGCTCGATCCGCTCTTCCCGCCGGATCATCCGCATGACTTCTTCCG from Candidatus Abyssobacteria bacterium SURF_5 includes these protein-coding regions:
- a CDS encoding SDR family oxidoreductase → MAIDRFTLAGKVAVVTGASKGIGKAIALGFAGAGADLAICSRKEENLEPVAAEIERLGRRAFAAVADVSKRDDIERFVSDTLGKFGRIDILVNNVARNIMSPIMNLREDGWDKIISTNLKSYFLFCQAVGQVMMGQGSGVIINMSSTAGQKAAPLLGAYSISKAGVDMLTKVLARELAGIGVRVNAISPGMVETSFSQAIWSSPEMYGEVIRDIPLGRLATTEEIVGLAIFLASDASSYVTGSIVNIDGGAMT
- a CDS encoding HEAT repeat domain-containing protein, whose protein sequence is MKKAFLFLSLLLPPTIIFCSRSVSLQSQNAQDVEYAVIAENDPAARLAAVAVLKEQGEIGIPGLTAAAHDPDDGVRKAAIRSLGEVGGQEAADALAELLDDPDRTVRMRAIIALGLAGRPGFPYLLKVLDTEPFPRGRMFAASALNRVVQPGDAPAIMERFDRQDVTTQMHLVTALVHIGDDGAYQALEVLAEHPNRLIRFYVVNTLADTHQDERALPIFINSLEDEAVEVRMWAIFGLERLNHPASFPAVLAALGDQDPYVRKEAAYTLGLLKNPEAIPFLIESLKDPITVVRGDAATALGMIGDSSATSTLRPLLNDSSPVVQIKTAEALARLGDYSGIDLVIELVDSPVRIHSYEAARVLRELSGEDFGYNKASWRTWWICNRDVLADGARQSAPAE
- a CDS encoding cyclic nucleotide-binding domain-containing protein, which codes for MLFFKKQEDLARIYQGMSGSEVKQINKAGIQEWFVKDAPIFRKGQVGKELYIIMDGAVRIVDDTVDPPKQIALLQQGELFGELSLTAKETRRSTKEESLRRSASALAAQDSTLFVVHEDAFRNLLDNNPDIASKLLMNLFYVTGERLREAIRGKVLAEGVPIPKLIRGLKDAEKKKLLKYSNVLHVPQGQPVFVEGQVGTEMYYVLGGSVAIMKKQEKGQKRLAVMGEGDVFGELGLITKKGRMASAVAISDSDVLAISEDGLMKLRKRAPDIATKVFLNLFRITTARMRTLISPLPV